A genome region from Nocardia sp. NBC_00565 includes the following:
- a CDS encoding hydrogen peroxide-inducible genes activator → MTDQTYQPTLSQLRAFVAIAEYRHFGTAAARLSVSQPTLSQALAALEHGLGLQLIERSTRRVLVTAAGMRLLPQAMATLEAAHRFVASATGDGLGGTLRMGIIPTVAPYVLPGLLPELRKVLPALIPQVIEDQTARLLEGLRTGVLDVALLALPTEAPGLVEIPLYAEEFVLVMPRGHELAGRTDIAPATLDALPLLLLDEGHCLRDQTLEFCRSADAHPGAVGDTRAASLATVVQCVAGGLGVTLIPEMAVAAETARGTLETAHFAAPAPGRTLGLVFRASTARAEDYERLAEIIRSQRPGAQ, encoded by the coding sequence GTGACTGATCAGACTTATCAGCCGACCCTGTCGCAGCTGCGTGCGTTCGTAGCGATTGCGGAGTACCGCCACTTCGGCACCGCGGCAGCCAGGCTCAGTGTGAGCCAGCCCACGTTATCGCAGGCACTGGCCGCATTGGAACACGGGCTCGGACTGCAGTTGATCGAACGCAGCACCCGTCGGGTGCTCGTCACCGCCGCCGGTATGCGGCTGCTGCCGCAGGCGATGGCGACCCTCGAGGCGGCCCATAGGTTCGTCGCCTCGGCCACCGGCGACGGCCTGGGCGGCACTCTGCGGATGGGTATCATTCCGACGGTTGCTCCCTATGTGCTGCCGGGTCTGCTGCCCGAATTGCGCAAGGTGTTGCCCGCCTTGATTCCTCAGGTGATCGAAGACCAAACCGCCCGTCTTCTGGAGGGTTTGCGCACGGGGGTACTGGATGTGGCGCTGCTCGCCTTGCCGACCGAGGCTCCCGGCTTAGTCGAGATCCCTTTGTATGCCGAGGAATTCGTGCTGGTGATGCCGCGCGGCCACGAGCTGGCCGGGCGCACCGATATCGCCCCGGCCACCCTCGATGCGCTCCCGCTGCTACTGCTCGACGAGGGACACTGCCTGCGCGATCAGACCCTCGAATTCTGCCGCTCGGCCGATGCGCACCCTGGCGCGGTCGGCGACACCCGCGCCGCCTCGCTGGCGACCGTAGTTCAGTGCGTCGCAGGCGGTCTCGGCGTCACGCTCATCCCTGAGATGGCGGTTGCGGCCGAAACTGCCCGTGGCACACTGGAAACCGCACATTTCGCCGCCCCGGCTCCGGGACGCACCCTCGGTCTGGTCTTCCGTGCGTCCACTGCCCGTGCCGAAGACTACGAACGCCTCGCCGAAATCATTCGATCCCAACGCCCCGGCGCGCAATAG
- a CDS encoding tautomerase family protein, producing MPYVNIKVTDEGVTREQKTQLIKGVTDLLRDVLGKDPATTFVVIDEVALTDWGVGGMNVEDWRKQS from the coding sequence ATGCCTTACGTCAACATCAAAGTCACCGACGAGGGTGTCACTCGCGAACAGAAGACCCAGTTGATCAAGGGAGTAACCGATCTGCTGCGCGATGTGCTCGGAAAGGATCCAGCGACGACGTTCGTGGTGATCGATGAAGTCGCGCTGACGGATTGGGGTGTCGGCGGGATGAACGTCGAGGACTGGCGCAAGCAGTCATAG
- a CDS encoding GNAT family N-acetyltransferase, with amino-acid sequence MSSDVDVQLPSHTEPRPGLRIIVDDLSGPEVAALLTQHLAEMHDNSPACSVHALDLDALRGPEVTFWSAWEDGELAGCAALKELAPAHGEIKSMRTATHRTGRGIASVLLNHLTAEAGARGYQRLSLETGTADYFAPAQRLYARHGFELCAPFADYVEDPYSVFMTRVL; translated from the coding sequence ATGTCCAGCGATGTCGATGTGCAGCTGCCGAGCCATACCGAACCGCGCCCTGGATTGCGGATCATTGTCGATGATCTGTCCGGTCCCGAGGTCGCGGCCCTGCTCACCCAGCATCTGGCCGAGATGCACGACAACTCGCCTGCCTGCAGCGTGCATGCCCTCGACCTCGATGCGCTGCGCGGCCCGGAGGTCACCTTCTGGAGCGCTTGGGAGGATGGCGAACTCGCCGGCTGTGCCGCGCTCAAGGAACTCGCCCCCGCCCACGGTGAGATCAAGTCGATGCGCACCGCCACCCATCGCACCGGGCGCGGCATCGCCTCGGTGCTGCTGAACCACCTCACAGCCGAGGCAGGCGCGCGCGGGTACCAGCGGCTCAGCCTGGAGACCGGAACCGCCGACTACTTCGCCCCCGCGCAACGGCTCTACGCCCGCCACGGTTTCGAGCTCTGCGCACCGTTCGCCGACTATGTCGAGGATCCATACAGCGTCTTCATGACCCGCGTGCTCTGA
- a CDS encoding SDR family oxidoreductase, whose translation MIVVTGATGNVGRELVRELAARNAEFRVLVRDPARAVGLPERAERVVGNLDDPATLGAAFDGADALFLLVPGIGLDHAVAAVAAARAAGIGHIVQLSSFHAAIDPMPAMGRWHHEREQVVAGSGIPVTVLRPGGYMTNALEWAPVIRAGGEVLDPTGPGRYAPIDPADIAAVAAAALIEPGHQGRVYHLTGTETCTIAEQVATISRVIGADIKIREAATPEQALQSRYPGGAPPALAAAIIEWFSMMRADTIGFRTDTVRQLLGRDPVSFEQWCVRNIDAFRAPEAVGAC comes from the coding sequence ATGATAGTCGTCACCGGAGCCACCGGAAATGTCGGTCGTGAACTCGTGCGAGAGCTGGCGGCAAGGAACGCGGAATTCCGTGTGCTCGTGCGGGATCCGGCACGCGCCGTCGGGCTGCCCGAGCGGGCCGAACGGGTGGTCGGGAATCTGGATGATCCGGCAACCCTCGGCGCCGCCTTCGACGGTGCCGACGCGCTGTTCCTGCTGGTGCCCGGCATCGGCCTGGACCACGCCGTCGCCGCGGTGGCCGCGGCGCGAGCGGCCGGTATCGGTCACATCGTGCAGCTGTCGTCGTTTCACGCGGCGATCGATCCCATGCCCGCCATGGGCCGTTGGCATCACGAGCGCGAACAAGTGGTGGCGGGCTCGGGTATTCCGGTGACCGTGCTGCGGCCCGGTGGCTACATGACCAACGCCCTCGAGTGGGCGCCCGTCATCCGCGCCGGCGGGGAAGTGCTGGATCCCACCGGACCCGGTCGCTACGCCCCGATCGACCCGGCCGATATCGCGGCGGTGGCGGCGGCCGCCCTCATCGAACCCGGGCACCAAGGACGGGTCTACCACCTCACCGGTACCGAAACCTGCACTATCGCAGAGCAAGTCGCGACGATCAGCCGGGTCATCGGCGCTGATATCAAGATTCGCGAGGCGGCCACGCCGGAGCAGGCGCTGCAGTCCCGCTATCCGGGTGGTGCGCCACCCGCGCTCGCCGCGGCGATCATCGAATGGTTCTCGATGATGCGCGCCGACACGATCGGATTCCGTACCGACACGGTCCGGCAACTGCTCGGGAGAGACCCGGTCAGTTTCGAACAGTGGTGCGTACGGAATATCGACGCGTTCCGGGCCCCGGAGGCTGTGGGTGCGTGTTGA
- a CDS encoding peroxiredoxin, whose protein sequence is MALLTIGDQFPAYNLTAVIGGDLSKVDAQQPDDYFTQITSDDHAGNWRIVFFWPKDFTFVCPTEIAAFGKLNEEFADRDAQVLGASVDNEFVHFQWRAQHEDLKTLPFPILSDLKRELASATGVLNADGVADRATFIIDPNNEIQFVSVTAGSVGRNVDEVLRVLDALQSDELCACNWKKGDPTINAGELLAASV, encoded by the coding sequence ATGGCTTTGCTGACCATCGGCGACCAGTTCCCGGCATACAACCTCACCGCGGTGATCGGCGGTGACCTGTCGAAGGTCGACGCTCAGCAGCCTGACGATTACTTCACCCAGATCACCTCCGACGACCACGCGGGCAACTGGCGCATCGTCTTCTTCTGGCCCAAGGACTTCACCTTCGTGTGCCCGACCGAGATCGCCGCCTTCGGCAAGCTCAACGAGGAGTTCGCCGACCGCGACGCGCAGGTGCTCGGCGCCTCGGTCGACAACGAGTTCGTGCACTTCCAGTGGCGTGCCCAGCACGAGGATCTCAAGACCCTCCCATTCCCGATACTCAGCGACCTCAAGCGTGAATTGGCCTCCGCCACCGGTGTTCTCAACGCCGACGGCGTCGCCGACCGCGCCACCTTCATCATCGACCCGAACAACGAGATCCAGTTCGTCTCGGTGACCGCCGGTTCGGTCGGCCGCAACGTCGACGAGGTGCTGCGCGTGCTCGACGCACTGCAGTCCGATGAGCTGTGCGCCTGCAACTGGAAGAAGGGCGACCCGACCATCAACGCGGGCGAACTGCTCGCCGCGAGCGTCTGA
- a CDS encoding gamma-glutamylcyclotransferase family protein — MDSSRDADRLFVYGTLQFPEVLVELIGRCPELVAAELTGWRVAALPGQVYPGLVPAAGGVARGVVLTGLDAGELAVLDAFEDDEYELREVALGSDSVMTYVWTSVVAQDDWHADRFAAEHLGAFVLRCAQWRRQL; from the coding sequence GTGGACAGTTCCAGGGATGCCGATCGGTTGTTCGTGTACGGGACGCTGCAATTTCCCGAGGTTTTGGTCGAGTTGATCGGGCGGTGTCCGGAGTTGGTCGCCGCGGAACTGACCGGCTGGCGGGTGGCGGCGTTGCCGGGGCAGGTGTATCCGGGGTTGGTGCCCGCCGCGGGTGGGGTGGCGCGGGGAGTGGTGCTGACCGGGCTCGATGCGGGGGAGTTGGCAGTGCTCGACGCGTTCGAGGATGACGAGTACGAGTTGCGTGAGGTCGCGCTCGGCTCGGATTCCGTTATGACGTATGTGTGGACTTCGGTTGTCGCGCAGGATGATTGGCATGCCGATCGCTTCGCGGCCGAGCACTTGGGTGCGTTCGTGCTGCGGTGCGCGCAATGGCGGCGGCAGCTCTGA
- a CDS encoding DUF5134 domain-containing protein, protein MAEFVREYAGLRWLVVVAFLFASAVVLGRLAAPAGGAAVRRTAGEGDVIGRPVADVARHVVPARPQANSVRAACHESDAAHLIMCLVMLAMLVFPAGADPVALRGVLIAMLVVFAALLMDRILEWRNAHRALPVDQMVALGYHIVVATAMLYAMSGHNAGGHSGGPTHGPALLLAAVFATDAFALIIAASTGRGQRWLGHPIGVRTPADSMAAGSLVGRALSSALVPQLVMDLGTAYMLIAAVSG, encoded by the coding sequence GTGGCGGAGTTCGTGCGGGAGTACGCCGGTTTGCGGTGGTTGGTGGTGGTGGCGTTTCTGTTCGCGTCCGCGGTGGTGCTCGGGCGGTTGGCGGCACCGGCCGGGGGCGCAGCGGTGCGGCGAACGGCGGGGGAGGGTGATGTGATCGGGCGGCCGGTCGCGGACGTCGCCCGACATGTGGTCCCTGCTCGGCCGCAGGCGAATTCGGTGCGAGCGGCCTGTCACGAATCCGACGCCGCGCATCTGATCATGTGTTTGGTGATGCTCGCGATGCTGGTCTTTCCGGCGGGCGCGGATCCGGTGGCGTTACGCGGGGTGCTGATCGCGATGCTCGTCGTCTTCGCCGCTTTGCTGATGGATCGAATCCTGGAGTGGCGCAATGCGCATCGCGCGCTCCCGGTCGATCAGATGGTCGCGCTCGGATATCACATCGTGGTCGCGACCGCGATGCTGTACGCGATGTCCGGGCACAATGCGGGCGGGCATTCCGGCGGCCCCACTCATGGACCAGCACTGCTCCTGGCCGCCGTGTTCGCCACGGATGCGTTCGCCTTGATCATCGCGGCGAGTACCGGGCGCGGTCAGCGTTGGCTCGGACATCCGATCGGCGTGCGAACTCCGGCGGATTCGATGGCGGCCGGTTCCCTCGTCGGCCGAGCGCTGTCCTCGGCACTCGTGCCCCAGCTCGTGATGGATCTGGGCACCGCCTACATGCTGATCGCGGCCGTATCCGGCTGA
- a CDS encoding ADP-ribosylglycohydrolase family protein, which produces MDYAMVFDRFRGSLLGGAVGDALGWPIEFLKLDQIRERHGAEGVQGFLPQHDAGAPQQITDDTQMTLFTAEGLLRCVPNADPAPALRRAYLRWLQTQRQDGPAPEVDGWLASLPFLYAARAPGNACMSGLSQQVRGYVAPYPLGAPGPVNPGSKGCGTVMRSAPFGLAGMGPDLAFTAAARGAQLTHGHPTGYLTAGAFAALIDRVANGVELSIAVRQSIAQLATFPASAQAVAALTRAVELAEQPADAERVEQVGAGWVAEECLAVAVYCALYAARTGDVRTALLLSVNHSGDSDSTGAVTGNLIGACHGLSGLPMDWVAGVEGRGVLVRVADDLVMNYVLGDRSALGDRYPFDEGL; this is translated from the coding sequence GTGGATTACGCGATGGTCTTCGACCGGTTCCGAGGCTCGCTGTTGGGTGGGGCGGTCGGTGACGCGCTCGGATGGCCTATCGAATTCTTGAAGCTGGATCAGATTCGCGAACGACATGGCGCCGAAGGTGTGCAGGGCTTTCTACCCCAGCATGACGCGGGCGCGCCGCAGCAGATTACCGATGACACGCAGATGACGCTGTTCACTGCGGAGGGGTTGTTGCGGTGCGTACCGAACGCTGACCCGGCGCCGGCGTTGCGGCGAGCGTATCTGCGCTGGTTACAGACCCAGCGACAGGACGGGCCCGCACCCGAGGTCGACGGTTGGCTGGCGAGTCTGCCGTTTCTGTATGCGGCGCGGGCGCCGGGCAATGCCTGCATGTCCGGACTGAGTCAGCAGGTACGCGGATACGTCGCACCGTACCCGCTGGGTGCGCCCGGTCCGGTGAATCCGGGGTCGAAGGGATGCGGGACGGTGATGCGGTCGGCGCCGTTCGGACTGGCCGGCATGGGCCCCGATCTCGCGTTCACCGCGGCCGCGCGCGGTGCGCAGCTGACGCACGGGCATCCCACGGGATATCTCACCGCGGGTGCGTTCGCGGCGTTGATCGATCGTGTGGCGAACGGTGTCGAGCTGTCGATTGCGGTGCGGCAGAGCATTGCGCAGCTCGCGACGTTCCCGGCCAGTGCGCAGGCGGTTGCGGCGCTGACCCGAGCTGTCGAGTTGGCCGAGCAGCCGGCCGATGCCGAACGGGTCGAGCAGGTCGGCGCCGGGTGGGTCGCCGAGGAATGCCTGGCCGTCGCGGTCTACTGCGCCCTGTACGCGGCGCGGACCGGCGATGTGCGCACGGCGCTGCTGCTGTCGGTGAACCATTCCGGTGATTCCGATTCCACCGGTGCCGTGACCGGCAACCTGATCGGCGCCTGCCACGGTCTGTCCGGGTTGCCGATGGATTGGGTGGCCGGGGTCGAGGGGCGCGGTGTGCTGGTCCGGGTCGCCGATGACCTCGTCATGAACTACGTGCTCGGCGACCGGTCGGCACTGGGTGACCGGTACCCGTTCGATGAGGGGCTGTGA
- a CDS encoding carboxymuconolactone decarboxylase family protein, producing MSIETLKNSLPEYAKDLKLNLSSIARTTVLNEQQLWGTLLASAAATRSATTLREIAEEAADNLSAEAYNAALGAASIMGMNNVFYRGKAFLEGRYDDLRAGLRMNIIGNPGVDKADFELWSFAVSSINGCAHCLEAHEKTLRDAGVSREVIFESLRAAAIVAGVGQAVQSTEALATAAV from the coding sequence ATGAGCATTGAGACCCTGAAGAACTCCCTTCCCGAGTACGCAAAGGACCTCAAGCTCAATCTGTCGTCCATCGCACGCACCACCGTGCTGAACGAGCAGCAGCTGTGGGGCACCCTGCTGGCGTCGGCGGCCGCGACCCGGTCGGCGACGACGCTGCGCGAGATCGCCGAGGAGGCCGCGGACAACCTGTCGGCCGAGGCCTACAACGCCGCCCTCGGCGCCGCCTCGATCATGGGCATGAACAATGTGTTCTACCGTGGCAAGGCTTTTCTCGAAGGTCGCTACGACGATCTGCGCGCCGGTCTGCGGATGAACATCATCGGCAACCCGGGCGTCGACAAGGCCGATTTCGAGCTGTGGTCGTTCGCGGTGTCGTCGATCAACGGCTGCGCGCACTGCCTGGAGGCGCACGAGAAGACCCTGCGCGATGCGGGCGTCTCGCGTGAGGTGATCTTCGAGTCGCTGCGTGCGGCCGCGATCGTCGCCGGCGTCGGCCAAGCCGTGCAGTCCACCGAGGCGCTGGCCACCGCGGCGGTCTGA
- a CDS encoding MarR family winged helix-turn-helix transcriptional regulator: MPEFLDLHGRGSKVLRALADREMRTYGLHLGQNYVLAALWEQDGRTPGEVAAALNVTTPTVVKMATRMTAADLLVRRRDEHDNRLVRLWLTDKGRALQQPVEAQRQALEDKVTADLTPTERRHLISALHKIHRTATELLGEPVDPLL; this comes from the coding sequence TTGCCCGAGTTCCTCGACCTACACGGCCGCGGCTCCAAGGTGCTGCGCGCCCTGGCTGACCGCGAAATGCGCACGTATGGACTGCATCTGGGCCAGAACTACGTCCTGGCCGCGCTCTGGGAGCAGGACGGCCGCACGCCAGGTGAGGTCGCGGCGGCACTGAACGTCACCACCCCCACGGTCGTGAAGATGGCCACCCGCATGACCGCGGCCGACCTGCTCGTGCGCCGCCGCGACGAACACGACAACCGGCTCGTCCGTCTCTGGCTCACCGACAAGGGCCGCGCCCTGCAGCAACCGGTCGAGGCGCAACGACAAGCCCTGGAGGACAAGGTGACCGCGGATCTCACCCCCACTGAACGCCGCCACCTGATTTCCGCCCTGCACAAGATCCACCGCACCGCGACCGAACTGCTCGGCGAACCCGTCGACCCCCTGCTCTAA
- a CDS encoding PhzF family phenazine biosynthesis protein, with translation MGTQGEPEATGTRVEVVRVFTDPAGLGGNELGIARAGDVADVDHQALAAKAGFSETVVVEDPVDEIAKVRIYTPVVELPFAGHPSVGTAWWFAEQGTPVKVLQVAAGPVAVELNDGLTWIKARGEWAPEFTFHQVGDVNTLANLRPDDFDEGKHYLWTWTDEHRGALRSRMFAPSMGIAEDEATGAAAVALTALLRRGLVITQGKGSQIFTEWDSDGWVRLGGRVAADSVIEL, from the coding sequence ATGGGTACACAAGGTGAACCGGAGGCCACGGGAACGCGGGTCGAGGTCGTGCGCGTATTCACGGACCCGGCCGGGCTGGGTGGCAACGAGCTCGGCATCGCTCGCGCGGGCGATGTCGCCGACGTGGACCACCAGGCGCTGGCGGCGAAGGCGGGCTTCAGCGAGACCGTAGTGGTCGAGGATCCCGTCGACGAGATCGCCAAGGTACGGATCTACACCCCCGTGGTCGAGCTGCCCTTCGCCGGACACCCCTCGGTCGGGACCGCGTGGTGGTTCGCCGAGCAGGGCACACCGGTCAAGGTGCTGCAGGTGGCGGCGGGCCCGGTCGCCGTCGAGCTGAACGACGGCCTCACCTGGATCAAGGCGCGCGGTGAATGGGCGCCGGAGTTCACCTTTCACCAGGTCGGCGACGTCAACACGCTGGCGAATCTGCGGCCCGACGACTTCGACGAGGGCAAGCACTACCTGTGGACCTGGACCGACGAGCACCGCGGCGCACTGCGCTCCCGGATGTTCGCCCCGTCCATGGGCATCGCCGAGGACGAAGCCACCGGCGCCGCCGCGGTCGCGCTCACCGCCCTCCTGCGGCGCGGCCTGGTCATCACCCAGGGCAAGGGCTCACAGATCTTCACCGAATGGGATTCCGACGGTTGGGTCCGCCTGGGCGGTCGAGTCGCCGCCGATTCCGTCATCGAACTATAG
- a CDS encoding TetR family transcriptional regulator C-terminal domain-containing protein — MARPRRSDDTRQLLVEQGAAGFLTHGYHGTGIKQVLDAVGVPKGSFYNYFDSKENFGRAIIDHHSLCVQRNLAEALGSSADPVAGLRVFFARLMDDFVQAEFTGGCLIANLGGELEGSEVLRESLAGAWHSWRDGVAVALRRAQELGTIRDDIDATDLADLLLESWEGAVIRMKIERSLEPLHKCLRRLLDDYFRI, encoded by the coding sequence ATGGCGCGACCGCGACGCAGTGACGACACTCGGCAGCTTCTGGTGGAGCAGGGTGCTGCCGGATTCCTGACGCACGGCTACCACGGGACCGGGATCAAGCAGGTGCTGGATGCGGTGGGAGTGCCGAAGGGGTCGTTCTACAACTACTTCGACAGCAAGGAGAACTTCGGCCGCGCGATCATCGACCACCATTCGCTGTGCGTACAGCGGAATTTGGCCGAGGCACTCGGGTCGTCGGCGGATCCGGTCGCCGGATTGCGAGTGTTCTTCGCGCGGCTGATGGACGACTTCGTGCAGGCGGAGTTCACCGGTGGGTGCCTGATCGCGAACCTCGGCGGTGAGCTCGAGGGGAGTGAGGTGCTCCGCGAATCCCTGGCCGGAGCCTGGCATTCCTGGCGTGACGGGGTGGCGGTGGCATTGCGCCGGGCACAGGAACTCGGCACGATTCGCGACGATATCGACGCCACCGATCTGGCCGATCTGCTGCTGGAGTCGTGGGAGGGAGCGGTGATCCGAATGAAGATCGAGCGCTCGCTCGAGCCGCTGCACAAGTGTCTGCGCCGACTGCTCGACGATTACTTCCGGATCTGA
- a CDS encoding acyl-CoA synthetase has translation MKFANRVGYLTTIAARRAADETYYAALTVRAGLATPERPDRIARMGAAVLRSGLLGGLTTVAALRYRDRAAIIDELGRVSFRELDEHSTALANAWRARGLRDGEGVAILARNHRGFHYAVFAAAKCGARIVLLNTDFAGPQLREVVTREGVDLLVFDDEYAGMLGDFTPKRGRYRAWAEKPGVDTLDNLIAGAARTPPRKPRTTARVILLTSGTTGTPKGAPRSEPTSLAPLGAVLGKVPMRAREITECPAPLFHTLGFAHAVLAVGFGSTLVIRRRFDPRAVLDSLDRHGATAMIAVPVMLQRLVDAGPEAFVGRDLSRLRVIFVAGAQLGADLCVRVTEAFGPVVYNMYGSTEVAYATIATPADLAVEPGCVGSPVSGTTVKIFDENDRAVRPGATGRIFVGNSYQFEGYTGGGDKARIGRLMCTGDVGHFDSAGRLFIDGRDDDMIVSGGENVFPGEVEELLAAHPAVEEVSAFGVRDDRYGQRLRAVVVVREGYSFTEDEVREHVKTHLARFKVPRDVLFVEELPRNPTGKVLKRVLRELPA, from the coding sequence ATGAAGTTTGCCAACAGAGTTGGGTACCTGACCACAATCGCGGCGCGCCGCGCCGCCGATGAGACCTACTACGCCGCGCTGACGGTGCGGGCCGGGCTCGCGACGCCGGAGCGCCCGGATCGGATCGCTCGGATGGGTGCGGCGGTGCTGCGGTCGGGACTGCTCGGCGGGCTGACAACCGTTGCCGCCCTGCGCTATCGCGATCGCGCCGCCATCATCGACGAACTCGGTCGCGTCAGCTTCCGGGAGCTCGACGAGCACAGCACCGCGCTCGCGAACGCCTGGCGGGCCCGGGGTCTGCGCGATGGGGAAGGCGTGGCGATCCTGGCGCGCAACCATCGCGGCTTCCACTACGCCGTCTTCGCCGCCGCGAAATGCGGTGCCCGCATCGTCTTGCTCAACACCGATTTCGCCGGACCGCAGCTACGCGAGGTGGTCACCCGCGAGGGTGTCGATCTGCTCGTGTTCGACGATGAATACGCAGGCATGCTCGGCGATTTCACACCCAAGCGCGGCCGCTACCGCGCCTGGGCCGAAAAGCCGGGGGTCGATACCCTGGACAATCTCATCGCGGGCGCCGCGCGCACGCCACCGCGCAAGCCGCGCACCACCGCCCGCGTCATCCTGCTGACCAGCGGTACGACCGGCACCCCGAAGGGCGCGCCGCGCAGCGAGCCGACCTCGCTGGCGCCGCTGGGCGCCGTCCTCGGCAAGGTGCCGATGCGGGCCCGCGAGATCACCGAATGCCCGGCGCCGCTGTTCCATACGCTCGGTTTCGCGCACGCCGTCCTCGCGGTCGGATTCGGGTCCACACTGGTGATCCGACGACGCTTCGATCCGCGGGCGGTGCTGGACAGTCTGGACCGCCACGGCGCCACCGCCATGATCGCGGTGCCGGTGATGCTGCAGCGGCTCGTCGACGCCGGGCCGGAAGCATTTGTCGGACGGGATCTCTCGCGGTTGCGCGTCATCTTCGTCGCCGGGGCCCAGCTCGGCGCCGATCTGTGCGTCCGGGTGACCGAGGCATTCGGCCCGGTGGTCTACAACATGTACGGCTCCACGGAGGTGGCTTACGCGACCATCGCCACCCCGGCCGACCTGGCCGTCGAACCGGGCTGCGTCGGCTCCCCGGTGTCGGGCACCACGGTGAAGATATTCGACGAGAACGACCGTGCGGTGCGCCCCGGCGCGACAGGACGCATTTTTGTCGGCAACAGCTATCAGTTCGAGGGATACACCGGTGGCGGCGACAAGGCACGCATCGGGCGCTTGATGTGCACCGGCGATGTCGGCCACTTCGACAGTGCCGGACGGCTTTTCATCGACGGACGCGACGACGACATGATCGTCTCCGGCGGCGAGAACGTCTTTCCCGGCGAGGTCGAGGAACTGCTCGCCGCGCACCCGGCGGTCGAGGAGGTCAGCGCGTTCGGTGTCCGCGACGACCGATACGGGCAGCGGCTGCGTGCGGTAGTCGTTGTCCGCGAAGGATATTCGTTCACCGAGGACGAGGTGCGCGAGCATGTGAAGACCCATCTGGCCCGCTTCAAGGTGCCGCGTGATGTGTTGTTCGTCGAGGAACTCCCGCGCAATCCCACCGGTAAAGTGCTCAAGCGCGTCCTGCGGGAGCTTCCGGCGTAG
- a CDS encoding SDR family NAD(P)-dependent oxidoreductase, producing MISAKTVIVTGSSSGIGRDIARAFVERGDNVVLNGRDADKLAAVADALGVPDRIAVCVGDIGSPATGTELVRLAVERFGRVDVLVNNAGIFGAKPFVDVTESDLDSYLNGNLKGTYFTTQAVVRRLRVQKTGGSIVNIGTVLINHALAGLPASAALVSKGGVHALTTSLAAELAADGIRVNAVAPGIIRTPLFGDGDETASSGLALLNRIGEVSETTAAVLYLADATFTTGHILPVDGGFISGRTA from the coding sequence ATGATCAGCGCAAAGACGGTCATCGTGACCGGATCTTCCAGCGGGATCGGACGTGATATCGCCCGGGCCTTCGTGGAGCGCGGCGACAACGTGGTGCTGAACGGGCGAGATGCGGACAAGCTCGCGGCGGTGGCGGACGCGCTGGGCGTGCCGGACCGGATCGCCGTCTGCGTCGGTGATATCGGTTCGCCCGCAACGGGAACCGAGCTGGTCCGCCTCGCGGTCGAACGTTTCGGCCGGGTGGACGTGCTGGTGAACAACGCGGGGATCTTCGGAGCCAAGCCTTTCGTCGATGTCACCGAGTCCGATCTCGACAGCTACCTCAACGGCAACCTGAAGGGGACCTACTTCACCACGCAGGCCGTCGTCCGGCGGCTGCGGGTCCAGAAAACCGGTGGCAGCATTGTGAATATCGGAACGGTGCTGATCAATCACGCTCTGGCGGGCCTGCCGGCGTCCGCGGCGCTGGTCAGCAAGGGCGGCGTGCACGCGCTGACAACGAGCCTGGCGGCGGAGCTCGCGGCGGACGGGATACGCGTGAATGCCGTTGCCCCGGGCATCATTCGCACGCCACTGTTCGGCGACGGCGACGAAACCGCCTCCAGCGGACTGGCTTTGCTCAATCGCATCGGCGAGGTGAGCGAAACCACCGCGGCAGTGCTGTATCTCGCGGACGCCACCTTCACCACCGGCCACATTCTCCCCGTCGACGGCGGATTCATCTCGGGCAGGACCGCGTAA